One window from the genome of Panthera leo isolate Ple1 chromosome D3, P.leo_Ple1_pat1.1, whole genome shotgun sequence encodes:
- the PIWIL3 gene encoding piwi-like protein 3 — protein sequence MGLMHILTGPEPEAAREVGRPLNPPRRREPPRLRRREPPRLRRREPPRLRRREPPRLRRREPPRLRRREPPQRPSKLVKFSLASSHWKVQWSSLHDEEDQEEHLSLQALSLKGKRGIGAIFQDQVVNTRQYLEHVKDSTTGTQGRVVKLFTNHFRVTSRPELLTYKYNIDYMPEIEDGKVRTDLLCQHKHVIGECHIFDGNSLLLPHKLQKQKTELVSRWGKKIVKVTIEFCSELKPTSLDCLRYYNILFRKILKMMDLKQVGRNYYNENEATEFLNHKLVIWPGYSTSILEYETSITLCADVNHKLLRMQTAYDLIMHVDNKSQRKDAKEISKELVGSIVFTKYNNRTYRVDAINWEETPRSTFKKSGGEEITFVDYYKEQHGLVVTDLTQPLLVSKGKWKKSQQDTPHEPIMLVPELCYLTGLTDEMRKDYRVMRDLAMHTRLDPEKRQHELRRFMNIVQKNKSAQRELQLWDLKFDPNFVSFSGRIMKEVRILQGSRAFNSHPQFADWSKETRSGPLLNVKSLDHWLVLYPRRNYGAALSLLQSLRKVTPTMGIAMRDAKMLEVNDTVQSYTTILENHVSSKTQMVLCVLSSDRKDLYDGIKKYLCVNCPIPSQCVVARTLDKPQTLMTIATKIAQQMNCKMGGALWKVETGLRNAMFVGIDCFHDIVNRRKSIAGFVSSVNQELTQWFSQCVFQEAGQELVSGLKACLEAALKLWYKHNLFLPQSIIVYRDGVGDGQLQALIEHEVPQIRSSLKSVYGDEVRLTVVVVKKRINTRFFAEYQGRLQNPLPGTVIDVEVTKRQWYDFFIVSQSVKDGTVTPTHYNVIHDTVHFTPDGIQCLTYRLCHMYYNLSGVIRVPAPCHYAHKLAYLVGQSIHQEPHYSLASRLFYL from the exons GACCCGAGCCCGAGGCCGCGCGCGAGGTCGGGCGCCCTCTCAACCCGCCCCGCCGCCGGGAGCCGCCGCGCCTCCGCCGCCGGGAGCCGCCGCGCCTCCGCCGCCGGGAGCCGCCGCGCCTCCGCCGCCGGGAGCCGCCGCGCCTCCGCCGCCGGGAGCCGCCGCGCCTCCGCCGCCGGGAGCCGCCACAGCG ACCCAGCAAACTGGTCAAATTCAGCCTGGCCTCCAGCCACTGGAAAGTCCAGTGGTCAAGCCTGCACGACGAAGAAGACCAAGAAGAACACCTCAGCCTCCAa GCATTGTCACTGAAGGGGAAAAGAGGTATTGGAGCCATTTTTCAAGACCAGGTGGTGAATACCCGACAGTACTTGGAACATGTGAAAGACTCCACAACAG GAACGCAAGGTAGAGTGGTAAAGCTATTCACCAACCATTTCCGAGTGACCTCTCGCCCTGAACTCCTCACGTATAAGTATAACATTGATTACATGCCAGAGATTGAAGATGGAAAAGTTCGTACAGATTTGCTTTGCCAGCATAAACATGTAATTGGAGAGTGTCACATATTTGATGGGAACTCTTTATTACTGCCTCATAAACTACAAAAGCAG AAAACAGAACTGGTCAGCCGATGGGGCAAAAAGATTGTGAAGGTCACCATTGAATTCTGCAGTGAACTCAAACCCACCTCACTGGACTGCTTACGTTATTACAACATTCTCTTTAGAAA AATTTTGAAGATGATGGATTTGAAGCAAGTTGGTCGCAACTATTACAACGAGAATGAGGCCACGGAGTTCCTCAATCATAA GCTGGTAATCTGGCCTGGATATAGTACTTCTATTCTTGagtatgaaaccagcattaccctCTGTGCTGATGTGAACCATAAACTGCTCCGAATGCAAACTGCTTATGATCTAATAATGCATGTTGATAACAAATCCCAAAGGAAAGATGCTAAGGAAATTTCTAAAGAATTAGTTGGATCAATTGTTTTTACaaa GTATAACAATAGAACTTATCGAGTGGATGCTATTAATTGGGAGGAGACTCCCAGAAGTACGTTTAAGAAATCAGGTGGTGAGGAAATCACCTTTGTAGACTACTACAAGGAG CAACATGGTCTAGTGGTTACTGACCTAACTCAACCACTTTTGGTCAGCAAAGGCAAATGGAAAAAGAGCCAACAGGACACACCCCATGAGCCTATAATGCTGGTTCCTGAGCTATGCTACCTGACAG gtcTAACAGATGAAATGCGTAAAGACTACAGAGTGATGAGAGACTTGGCTATGCATACAAGGTTGGATCCAGAAAAAAGGCAGCATGAATTACGAAGATTCATGAATATTGTACAAAA AAATAAGAGTGCACAAAGGGAACTCCAACTTTGGGATTTGAAATTTGACCCCAACTTCGTGTCCTTCTCAGGAAGAATTATGAAAGAAGTAAGAATTCTTCAAGGAAGCAGAGCG TTCAACTCCCATCCACAATTTGCAGATTGGTCAAAAGAAACTAGAAGTGGACCTTTACTCAATGTGAAGTCACTAGATCATTGGCTAGTGCTATATCCTAGGAGAAATTATGGAGCAGCCTTGTCCTTGCTACAGAGCCTACGGAAAGTTACACCCACCATGGGCATAGCTATGAGAGACGCAAAAAT GCTTGAAGTAAATGATACAGTCCAATCCTATACAACCATCTTAGAAAACCATGTGTCATCCAAAACACAGATG gTCCTTTGTGTGCTGTCCAGTGACAGGAAAGACCTGTATGATGGCATTAAAAAATACCTGTGCGTCAATTGCCCCATCCCAAGCCAGTGTGTGGTGGCACGGACCTTAGACAAACCCCAGACACTGATGACCATTGCTACAAAGATTGCCCAGCAGATGAACTGCAAGATGGGAGGAGCCCTCTGGAAGGTGGAAACAGGA TTACGGAATGCAATGTTCGTCGGTATTGACTGTTTCCACGATATTGTAAATCGACGGAAGTCCATTGCAGGCTTCGTGTCCAGCGTCAATCAGGAATTAACGCA GTGGTTCTCTCAGTGTGTCTTCCAAGAAGCGGGGCAGGAGCTTGTGAGTGGGCTGAAAGCCTGCTTGGAAG CTGCCCTGAAGCTCTGGTATAAACATAATCTATTTCTGCCACAATCCATCATTGTGTATCGGGATGGAGTGGGGGACGGTCAGCTTCAAGCACTGATTGAACACGAAGTACCACAGATTCGGTCCTCCTTAAAATCTGTTTACGGCGACGA GGTCCGACTAACTGTCGTTGTGGTGAAGAAACGAATAAATACCAGATTTTTTGCTGAGTATCAAGGAAGACTTCAAAATCCACTTCCAGGAACGGTTATTGATGTGGAGGTGACCAAGAGGCAATG GTATGACTTTTTTATCGTGAGCCAGTCTGTGAAAGATGGTACTGTCACTCCCACTCACTATAATGTTATCCATGACACCGTTCACTTCACCCCAGATGGAATACAGTGTCTAACTTACAGACTATGCCACATGTATTATAATTTGTCA GGTGTCATTCGAGTCCCTGCTCCTTGTCACTATGCCCATAAACTGGCTTACCTTGTGGGCCAGAGTATCCACCAAGAACCACACTATTCCCTAGCAAGCCGTCTCTTTTACCTGTGA